The following are encoded together in the Nocardioides okcheonensis genome:
- a CDS encoding alkaline phosphatase D family protein — MSGSDDLLVLGPLLRHVDETSAAVWVETRERATVTVTRGERVAHARTFAVHGHHYALVELDDLEPGTSEPYTVAVDDQPVWPEAGSPFPAPVISTLQAGRPLRMAFGSCRTSVSHDEKGNRTHGVDALRAWALRLADQVAPAEPGDPDLAPQLPDLVLFLGDQVYADETTAEMQAFIESRRDIEQPPWKELQDYEEYAHLYTLAWTDPANRWVLSTVPSAMIFDDHDIRDDWNTSLEWRREMEATSWWHGRIVAGLASYWVHQHLGNLSPDERAQDEIWQQVQAHDGDDEHDLGDALDAFAARVDQEPSTYRWSYTRDFDTQARLVVVDSRAARQLEEGNRALLDPDEASWLDAHLRGDVDHLLVATSLPFLLARGLHHLEAFGEALAGGTWGDRGARVGEKLRQTVDLEHWGAFQRSFQEVCSQVLEVADGRRGRAPSTVTFLSGDVHHSYVSEARPADRHRRLQSTLLQAVCSPIRNPLSRNMRFATAVLSYGVAGPVGRLASKSARVPDAPLTWRYAEGPWFDNNLACLQLAGRGLRMWWVTGEVVREHDRPRLAKVASYEIDEDGRPPAHETVRQRFGRGLRRRVRDKVRDGVRQR; from the coding sequence GTGAGCGGGTCGGACGACCTGCTGGTCCTCGGGCCCCTGCTCCGACACGTCGACGAGACGTCGGCGGCGGTGTGGGTCGAGACGCGCGAGCGCGCGACGGTGACGGTGACGCGCGGCGAGCGGGTGGCCCACGCACGGACGTTCGCCGTGCACGGCCACCACTACGCGCTGGTCGAGCTCGACGACCTCGAGCCCGGGACGAGCGAGCCCTACACCGTCGCCGTCGACGACCAGCCGGTGTGGCCCGAGGCCGGCTCGCCGTTCCCCGCGCCGGTCATCTCGACGCTGCAGGCGGGACGCCCCCTGCGGATGGCGTTCGGCTCGTGCCGGACCTCGGTGTCGCACGACGAGAAGGGCAACCGCACCCACGGCGTCGACGCCCTCCGCGCGTGGGCGCTCCGGCTGGCCGACCAGGTCGCCCCGGCCGAGCCCGGCGACCCCGACCTGGCACCCCAGCTCCCGGACCTCGTGCTGTTCCTCGGCGACCAGGTCTACGCCGACGAGACCACCGCCGAGATGCAGGCGTTCATCGAGTCGCGCCGCGACATCGAGCAGCCGCCCTGGAAGGAGCTCCAGGACTACGAGGAGTACGCGCACCTCTACACGCTGGCGTGGACCGACCCGGCGAACCGGTGGGTGCTGTCGACGGTGCCGAGCGCGATGATCTTCGACGACCACGACATCCGCGACGACTGGAACACCTCGCTGGAGTGGCGCCGCGAGATGGAGGCCACGTCGTGGTGGCACGGACGCATCGTGGCTGGGCTGGCGTCCTACTGGGTGCACCAGCACCTCGGCAACCTGTCGCCGGACGAGCGGGCGCAGGACGAGATCTGGCAGCAGGTGCAGGCACACGACGGGGACGACGAGCACGACCTCGGCGACGCGCTCGACGCCTTCGCCGCCCGCGTCGACCAGGAGCCGTCGACCTACCGCTGGAGCTACACCCGCGACTTCGACACCCAGGCCCGCCTGGTCGTCGTCGACTCGCGGGCCGCGCGCCAGCTCGAGGAGGGTAATCGTGCACTGCTCGACCCCGACGAGGCGTCGTGGCTCGACGCGCACCTGCGCGGCGACGTCGACCACCTCCTTGTCGCCACGTCGCTGCCGTTCCTGCTCGCGCGCGGGCTGCACCACCTCGAGGCGTTCGGCGAGGCCCTCGCCGGCGGCACGTGGGGCGACCGGGGCGCCCGCGTCGGCGAGAAGCTGCGCCAGACCGTCGACCTCGAGCACTGGGGCGCGTTCCAGCGGAGCTTCCAGGAGGTCTGCTCGCAGGTCCTCGAGGTGGCTGACGGCCGGCGCGGTCGCGCACCGTCGACGGTGACGTTCCTGTCGGGCGACGTGCACCACAGCTACGTCAGCGAGGCACGGCCCGCGGACCGGCACCGGCGGCTGCAGTCGACGCTGCTGCAGGCCGTGTGCTCACCGATCCGCAACCCGCTCTCGCGCAACATGCGCTTCGCGACCGCCGTGCTGTCCTACGGCGTGGCGGGGCCGGTCGGCAGGCTCGCGTCGAAGTCGGCCCGGGTGCCGGACGCGCCGCTGACCTGGCGCTACGCCGAGGGCCCGTGGTTCGACAACAACCTCGCCTGCCTGCAGCTCGCCGGCCGGGGCCTGAGGATGTGGTGGGTCACCGGCGAGGTGGTGCGCGAGCACGACCGGCCGCGGCTGGCGAAGGTGGCGAGCTACGAGATCGACGAGGACGGACGTCCGCCGGCGCACGAGACGGTGCGGCAGCGGTTCGGTCGGGGGCTGCGGCGGCGGGTGCGCGACAAGGTGCGCGACGGCGTCCGGCAGCGGTAG
- a CDS encoding DNA glycosylase AlkZ-like family protein, producing MSAGGVHELTREAARRVAVRAQLLSAPRPTDVLDVVRHLGFLQVDLTRVVAHHADLALWSRLGPGYAPGDLEELLGDGAVVELQALLRPAEDVALFRADMDAWPGEPPLKEWQEDLADWVAANDGCRRDVLAHLRAEGPTAARDLPDTCEVPWRSSGWTNDKNVMKLLECLEARGEVAVASREGRERRWDLASRVHPGDPPVPAEEAHVELARRRLRALGLARPRALEAWHEPYDVRHVGEAARVEGVRGTWRVDPTLLDDDFEGRTVILSPLDRLVFDRKRMEELFSFDYQLEMYKPAAARRWGYWAMPVLDGDELVGKVDATADREAGVLVVDAVHEDGDWSTARRRRVDDEVDALGEWLGLEVERS from the coding sequence ATGTCGGCCGGGGGTGTGCACGAGCTGACCCGGGAGGCGGCGCGTCGGGTCGCCGTCCGCGCGCAGCTGCTGTCGGCACCCCGACCGACCGACGTCCTCGACGTCGTGCGCCACCTCGGCTTCCTGCAGGTCGACCTCACGCGGGTCGTCGCCCACCACGCCGACCTCGCGCTCTGGAGCCGTCTCGGACCGGGCTACGCGCCCGGCGACCTCGAGGAGCTCCTCGGCGACGGCGCCGTCGTCGAGCTCCAGGCGCTCCTGCGGCCGGCCGAGGACGTCGCGCTGTTCCGCGCCGACATGGACGCGTGGCCCGGGGAGCCGCCGCTGAAGGAGTGGCAGGAGGACCTCGCCGACTGGGTGGCGGCCAACGACGGGTGCCGCCGCGACGTGCTGGCGCACCTGCGCGCCGAGGGCCCCACCGCCGCGCGCGACCTTCCCGACACGTGCGAGGTGCCGTGGCGCTCGAGCGGGTGGACCAACGACAAGAACGTGATGAAGCTGCTGGAGTGCCTCGAGGCGCGCGGCGAGGTCGCGGTCGCCTCGCGCGAGGGGCGCGAGCGCCGGTGGGACCTCGCCTCGCGGGTGCACCCGGGCGACCCGCCCGTGCCGGCCGAGGAGGCGCACGTCGAGCTGGCCCGGCGTCGGCTGCGCGCCCTCGGGCTGGCCCGTCCCCGGGCGCTGGAGGCGTGGCACGAGCCCTACGACGTCCGCCACGTCGGCGAGGCCGCTCGCGTCGAGGGCGTCCGGGGCACCTGGCGGGTCGACCCGACCCTGCTCGACGACGACTTCGAGGGCCGCACCGTAATCCTCTCGCCGCTGGACCGGCTGGTCTTCGACCGCAAGCGGATGGAGGAGCTCTTCAGCTTCGACTACCAGCTCGAGATGTACAAGCCCGCCGCCGCCAGGCGCTGGGGCTACTGGGCGATGCCGGTGCTCGACGGCGACGAGCTGGTCGGCAAGGTCGACGCGACGGCCGACCGGGAGGCCGGCGTGCTCGTCGTCGACGCGGTCCACGAGGACGGCGACTGGTCGACCGCGCGGCGGCGACGGGTCGACGACGAGGTCGACGCGCTGGGGGAGTGGCTCGGGCTCGAGGTCGAGCGCTCGTAG
- a CDS encoding ABC transporter ATP-binding protein — MADTVIETSALRKEFRSRRGQLRVAVAGLDLSVPEGGVHGFLGPNGSGKTTTIRMLLGLAAATSGSMRLFGTEVPHQLPSVIDRVGAVVEMPKFLPNFTGRQNLELLARTRSIAPARIDAAVETVGLTGRDGDRYKSYSLGMKQRLAIAATLLKDPRLLILDEPTNGLDPSGIREIRETITALGEQGVTVLLSSHILAEVQQVCDGVTIIGNGRMLASGRVEDLLGVSAGHRVVVADPERAAAVLEGVGLAATRDGEALRVETDRPPEDITRTLAAEEIWVRELGPLRADLETVFLQLTEGEALGQAGQAGRDSAPEGGDDA, encoded by the coding sequence TTGGCTGACACCGTCATCGAGACGAGCGCGCTGCGCAAGGAGTTCCGGTCGCGCCGCGGCCAGCTCCGCGTGGCCGTCGCCGGGCTGGACCTCTCGGTCCCCGAGGGCGGGGTGCACGGCTTCCTCGGCCCCAACGGGTCCGGGAAGACCACGACGATCCGGATGCTCCTCGGCCTCGCCGCCGCCACGTCGGGCTCCATGCGCCTCTTCGGCACCGAGGTCCCCCACCAGCTCCCGTCGGTGATCGACAGGGTCGGCGCCGTGGTCGAGATGCCGAAGTTCCTCCCCAACTTCACCGGCCGGCAGAACCTCGAGCTGCTGGCCAGGACCCGCAGCATCGCCCCGGCGCGGATCGACGCGGCGGTGGAGACCGTCGGGCTGACCGGTCGCGACGGCGACCGCTACAAGTCGTACTCGCTCGGGATGAAGCAGCGGCTCGCGATCGCCGCGACGCTGCTCAAGGACCCACGCCTGCTGATCCTCGACGAGCCCACCAACGGGCTCGACCCGTCGGGCATCCGCGAGATCCGGGAGACGATCACAGCCCTCGGCGAGCAGGGCGTGACCGTGCTGCTCAGCTCGCACATCCTCGCCGAGGTGCAGCAGGTGTGCGACGGCGTGACGATCATCGGCAACGGCCGGATGCTCGCCAGCGGCCGCGTCGAGGACCTGCTCGGCGTGAGCGCGGGCCACCGCGTCGTGGTCGCCGACCCCGAACGCGCCGCGGCGGTCCTGGAGGGTGTCGGCCTCGCTGCGACCCGCGACGGCGAGGCGCTGCGGGTCGAGACCGACCGCCCACCCGAGGACATCACCAGGACACTGGCGGCCGAGGAGATCTGGGTGCGCGAGCTCGGACCGTTGCGGGCCGACCTCGAGACCGTGTTCCTCCAGCTCACCGAGGGCGAGGCGCTAGGCCAGGCCGGCCAGGCCGGCCGCGACTCCGCTCCCGAGGGCGGTGACGACGCATGA
- a CDS encoding GNAT family N-acetyltransferase codes for MESRAEWRGDISPPARLLATDFVLRAISQADWAIEAELSRDPQVVQWTHHPESMDELAARERIRHYEKRAAEGATQRFVILDDHGDSLGTCGIGRLMEETPEVFYTLLERGRGRGAATQAATALSQWATTNGCRSVALVTIEGNEPSERVALRAGFARAERFEGDHRGKPVRLTRWLRHSNAY; via the coding sequence ATGGAGAGCCGAGCCGAGTGGCGGGGCGACATCAGTCCTCCCGCGCGACTGCTTGCCACGGACTTCGTTCTCCGAGCAATCTCGCAGGCTGACTGGGCCATCGAAGCGGAACTATCTCGTGACCCCCAAGTCGTGCAATGGACCCACCATCCGGAGAGCATGGACGAATTGGCTGCACGCGAGCGGATCCGGCATTACGAGAAGCGAGCGGCCGAGGGTGCCACGCAACGGTTCGTGATCCTCGATGACCACGGAGACTCGCTGGGCACCTGCGGTATTGGCAGGCTTATGGAAGAGACGCCCGAAGTTTTCTACACCCTGCTTGAGCGGGGTCGTGGGCGGGGCGCCGCGACACAGGCGGCCACCGCACTCAGTCAGTGGGCGACGACCAACGGATGCCGTTCGGTGGCGCTGGTAACTATCGAGGGCAACGAGCCGAGCGAGAGAGTCGCGCTGCGGGCGGGGTTTGCTCGTGCCGAGCGATTTGAAGGTGACCACCGAGGCAAGCCCGTTCGGTTAACCCGCTGGCTGCGTCACAGCAACGCATACTGA
- a CDS encoding RNA polymerase sigma factor: MNSDEERAFTEFVTSSSPRLMIFAQLLFGDPGEAEDALQVALMRLTKHWHRGLEAPTAYVRKALVNIARDRARRRHLIPMLTTFGRVADNPVENQPSATLVRESIEELLADIPPRQRVTVVLRVVEGCSEAETATLMRCAPGTVKSNLARGLERLRENYERREAAYQRCDSDGHVSTDRSPADFPDPYEGASA; encoded by the coding sequence ATGAACAGCGACGAAGAGCGGGCGTTCACGGAGTTCGTCACGAGTTCCAGCCCGCGCCTGATGATCTTCGCGCAGCTTCTGTTTGGTGACCCTGGAGAGGCCGAGGACGCACTGCAAGTTGCGCTGATGAGGCTGACCAAGCACTGGCACCGTGGTCTTGAAGCCCCGACGGCCTACGTTCGCAAGGCCCTCGTCAACATTGCCCGCGACCGCGCCAGACGCAGGCACCTGATCCCGATGCTCACCACCTTCGGGCGGGTGGCGGACAACCCGGTCGAGAACCAACCGAGCGCGACGCTAGTGCGCGAGTCCATTGAGGAACTTCTCGCGGACATTCCCCCGCGCCAGCGCGTCACCGTCGTGCTCCGAGTGGTCGAGGGCTGTTCGGAGGCAGAGACGGCGACGCTCATGCGTTGCGCGCCGGGAACCGTGAAGAGCAACCTCGCGCGGGGGCTCGAGCGGCTCCGAGAGAACTACGAGCGTCGTGAGGCCGCGTACCAGCGCTGCGACTCGGACGGTCACGTATCCACGGACCGCTCGCCAGCTGACTTTCCCGACCCCTACGAAGGAGCCTCAGCATGA
- the lepB gene encoding signal peptidase I — protein sequence MSTDMSVERPGGDAETALRDLAGKAYSQSVASPWLASAVLQRTKRRRRGHRMFGGVAASAVLVGSVAAATVGGGPYYEYRQPSAVMESTVPAGSSVVVNRDLAPVSLDVVHVVLDIDGQDVQSILRVLGTAGDTVACRPAASSSSCTVTVNGQPVADPYVSGLRAQPFGPVKVPDNTFFLLGDARDVAVDSRALGPVPAGDVNGVVVAVVDTDAKAWPVGGAPRHHIPDDYEVDVEAPVPPASTQG from the coding sequence ATGAGCACCGACATGAGCGTCGAGAGGCCCGGCGGTGACGCCGAGACGGCCCTCCGGGACCTGGCAGGAAAGGCCTACTCGCAGAGTGTCGCCTCACCGTGGCTAGCCTCCGCAGTGCTTCAGCGGACGAAGAGACGCCGCCGAGGCCACCGCATGTTCGGCGGGGTCGCCGCTAGCGCAGTCCTCGTCGGCTCTGTAGCCGCCGCGACCGTCGGTGGTGGTCCCTACTACGAGTACCGGCAGCCGAGCGCGGTCATGGAGTCCACGGTGCCTGCGGGGTCGTCGGTCGTCGTCAATCGCGATCTCGCGCCCGTATCGCTCGACGTCGTTCATGTCGTTCTCGACATCGACGGCCAGGACGTCCAGTCGATTCTCCGAGTGCTCGGCACCGCAGGCGACACAGTCGCGTGTCGCCCCGCGGCCTCCTCGTCGTCGTGCACGGTCACCGTCAATGGGCAGCCGGTTGCCGATCCCTACGTGTCAGGACTTCGCGCCCAGCCTTTCGGCCCCGTGAAGGTTCCTGACAACACCTTCTTCCTCCTCGGCGATGCACGGGACGTCGCTGTCGACTCCCGCGCTTTGGGCCCAGTGCCCGCAGGGGACGTCAACGGCGTCGTGGTCGCCGTGGTGGACACCGACGCAAAGGCATGGCCGGTCGGGGGCGCCCCACGCCACCACATCCCGGACGACTACGAAGTCGACGTCGAGGCGCCGGTGCCACCGGCTTCGACGCAAGGCTGA
- a CDS encoding SRPBCC family protein, whose amino-acid sequence MLVDAHGPAHPDEVWRRFTTPAEWSGWAPLIQRVDCADDVVRSGTTGVVHGPGPVAVDFEVTDVDPVLRTWTWRVSLAGASVTMDHHVLPAPGGGSRAQLRVRPPATALLQPYRVPAAGALRRLVGEAGEHTGGSAPEPVRTFDLAFARAYALAGRPFGITPATTTVEVGPQWLYVRYGPWRLATPRANIASAEPSGGFSFVRTAGPPHLSLADRGVSFTTNGDAALCLTFRDPVPAIDPTGVIRHPGATISVADPHALAEELGFGV is encoded by the coding sequence GTGCTGGTCGACGCGCACGGCCCGGCCCACCCCGACGAGGTGTGGCGTCGCTTCACGACGCCCGCGGAGTGGTCGGGCTGGGCGCCGCTGATCCAGCGCGTCGACTGCGCGGACGACGTGGTGCGGTCCGGCACGACCGGGGTCGTCCACGGACCGGGACCGGTGGCGGTGGACTTCGAGGTGACCGACGTCGACCCGGTCCTGCGGACCTGGACCTGGCGGGTCTCCCTCGCCGGGGCGTCCGTGACCATGGACCACCACGTGCTGCCCGCGCCGGGTGGCGGCAGCCGCGCGCAGCTGCGGGTCCGTCCGCCGGCGACCGCGTTGCTGCAGCCCTACCGCGTGCCCGCAGCCGGTGCCCTCCGTCGCCTCGTCGGCGAGGCCGGCGAGCACACCGGTGGGTCCGCGCCCGAGCCGGTCCGGACGTTCGACCTCGCCTTCGCCCGGGCGTACGCCCTCGCCGGCAGGCCGTTCGGGATCACTCCCGCGACCACGACGGTCGAGGTCGGCCCGCAGTGGCTCTACGTCCGCTACGGCCCGTGGCGGCTGGCGACGCCGCGGGCCAACATCGCCTCCGCCGAGCCCAGCGGCGGCTTCTCCTTCGTGAGGACCGCCGGTCCCCCGCACCTGTCGCTCGCCGACCGGGGCGTCTCGTTCACCACGAACGGCGACGCCGCGCTCTGCCTGACGTTCCGCGATCCGGTCCCGGCGATCGACCCGACCGGCGTGATCCGCCACCCCGGCGCCACGATCTCGGTCGCCGACCCGCACGCGCTGGCCGAGGAGCTGGGGTTCGGGGTCTGA
- a CDS encoding pyridoxamine 5'-phosphate oxidase family protein translates to MTDHDDQLGTVAEIMRKTDIAVLTYLSTEGALVSTPMGTQDFEEPGTTWFLTEASSDKVRAIEADPRVNVAYSSKAGWVSLSGTATVSRDRDKLHELWDASAGAFMSGGPDDPDNVLLEIDGATAEYWESPGKVTAVVQMAKGLVRDSRPDLGDNDTVLL, encoded by the coding sequence ATGACCGACCACGACGACCAGCTCGGGACCGTTGCCGAGATCATGCGCAAGACCGACATCGCCGTCCTCACCTACCTGTCCACCGAGGGCGCGCTCGTCTCCACGCCGATGGGCACCCAGGACTTCGAGGAGCCGGGCACCACCTGGTTCCTCACCGAGGCGAGCTCGGACAAGGTGCGCGCGATCGAGGCCGACCCGCGGGTCAACGTGGCGTACTCCAGCAAGGCGGGCTGGGTCTCGCTGTCCGGGACCGCGACGGTGAGCCGCGACCGCGACAAGCTGCACGAGCTGTGGGACGCCTCGGCCGGCGCGTTCATGAGCGGTGGCCCGGACGACCCCGACAACGTGCTGCTCGAGATCGACGGCGCGACCGCGGAGTACTGGGAGTCCCCCGGCAAGGTGACCGCGGTCGTCCAGATGGCCAAGGGGCTGGTGCGCGACTCCCGTCCCGACCTCGGCGACAACGACACCGTGCTGCTCTGA
- a CDS encoding ATP-binding cassette domain-containing protein, translating into MTTTHAADDHDVIRVQGARENNLRDVDVDLPKRRLTVFTGVSGSGKSSLVFATIAAESQRLINETYSAFVQGFMPTLARPDVDRLEGLTTAIIVDQERMGANPRSTVGTATDANAMLRILFSRLGDPYVGPPTAYSFNVPTRKASGMMTTEKGGRTQRKVAKQEVYLGGMCPRCEGMGKVNDIDLTALYDEDKSLRDGALTVPGYSMDGWYGRLFEGMGLPMDEPIRSFTKKQLETMLWSEPTKLKVEGVNLTFTGMIPQIQKSMLSKDPEAMQPHVRRFVERAVTFQTCPECDGTRLTPEARSSKIGGKSIADLCAMQISDLADWVRELDEPSVGPLLTGLQHLLDSFSEIGLGYLSLDRPAGTLSGGEAQRTKMIRHLGSSLTDVTYVFDEPTIGLHPHDIERMNDLLLQLRDKGNTVLVVEHKPETIAIADHVVDIGPGAGSGGGTVCFEGDVDGLRASGTTTGRHLDDRARLKDSVRGASGVIEVRGASTHNLKDVDVDVPLGVLTVVTGVAGSGKSSLVHGSLAGHDDVIVIDQGAIKGSRRSNPATYTGLLEPIRKAFAKANGVKPSLFSANSEGACSTCNGAGVIFTELGPMATVESPCEECEGRRFRAEVLEHTLGGKDIAEVHEMSVDDALAHFSDGEARIPAAVKVLERLVDVGLGYITLGQPLTTLSGGERQRLKLAVQMGDKGDVYVLDEPTTGLHLADVANLLGLLDRLVDSGKSVIVIEHHQAVMAHADWIIDLGPGAGHDGGTVVFEGTPTEMVRAAQPTLTGTHLKDYVGA; encoded by the coding sequence ATGACGACGACACACGCCGCCGACGACCACGACGTGATCCGCGTGCAGGGGGCGCGCGAGAACAACCTCAGGGACGTCGACGTCGACCTCCCGAAGCGCCGGCTCACGGTGTTCACCGGGGTGTCGGGCTCCGGCAAGAGCTCGCTGGTGTTCGCGACCATCGCCGCCGAGTCGCAGCGGCTCATCAACGAGACCTACAGCGCGTTCGTGCAGGGCTTCATGCCGACGCTGGCGCGACCCGACGTCGATCGCCTGGAGGGCCTGACCACCGCGATCATCGTCGACCAGGAGCGGATGGGCGCGAACCCCCGCTCGACCGTCGGCACCGCGACCGACGCCAACGCGATGCTGCGGATCCTCTTCAGTCGCCTCGGGGACCCGTACGTCGGCCCGCCCACGGCGTACTCGTTCAACGTCCCGACCCGCAAGGCCAGCGGGATGATGACCACCGAGAAGGGCGGGCGCACCCAGCGCAAGGTCGCCAAGCAGGAGGTCTACCTCGGCGGCATGTGCCCGCGCTGCGAGGGCATGGGCAAGGTCAACGACATCGACCTCACCGCGCTCTACGACGAGGACAAGTCGCTGCGCGACGGCGCGCTCACCGTCCCGGGCTACTCGATGGACGGCTGGTACGGCCGGCTCTTCGAGGGCATGGGCCTGCCGATGGACGAGCCGATCCGGTCGTTCACCAAGAAGCAGCTCGAGACGATGCTGTGGTCGGAGCCGACCAAGCTCAAGGTCGAGGGCGTCAACCTCACCTTCACCGGGATGATCCCGCAGATCCAGAAGTCGATGCTGTCGAAGGACCCCGAGGCGATGCAGCCGCACGTGCGGCGGTTCGTGGAGCGCGCGGTCACCTTCCAGACCTGCCCGGAGTGCGACGGGACCCGGCTGACGCCGGAGGCCAGGTCGTCGAAGATCGGCGGGAAGTCCATCGCCGACCTCTGCGCGATGCAGATCAGCGACCTCGCCGACTGGGTGCGCGAGCTCGACGAGCCGTCGGTCGGGCCGCTGCTGACGGGCCTGCAGCACCTGCTCGACTCGTTCTCCGAGATCGGCCTGGGCTACCTCTCGCTCGACCGCCCGGCCGGCACGCTCTCGGGCGGCGAGGCGCAGCGCACCAAGATGATCCGGCACCTCGGCTCGTCGCTCACCGACGTGACCTACGTCTTCGACGAGCCGACCATCGGCCTGCACCCGCACGACATCGAGCGGATGAACGACCTGCTCCTCCAGCTGCGCGACAAGGGCAACACCGTGCTCGTGGTGGAGCACAAGCCCGAGACCATCGCGATCGCCGACCACGTCGTCGACATCGGTCCCGGAGCGGGCTCGGGCGGCGGCACGGTGTGCTTCGAGGGCGACGTCGACGGTCTGCGTGCCAGCGGCACGACCACCGGCCGGCACCTCGACGACCGGGCCCGGCTCAAGGACTCGGTGCGCGGCGCGAGCGGCGTCATCGAGGTCCGCGGCGCGAGCACCCACAACCTGAAGGACGTCGACGTCGACGTCCCGCTCGGCGTGCTGACCGTGGTCACCGGCGTCGCCGGCTCCGGAAAGAGCTCGCTGGTCCACGGCTCCCTCGCCGGCCACGACGACGTCATCGTGATCGACCAGGGCGCGATCAAGGGCTCGCGCCGCAGCAACCCCGCGACCTACACCGGGCTCCTCGAGCCGATCCGCAAGGCGTTCGCCAAGGCCAACGGCGTGAAGCCGTCGCTGTTCAGCGCGAACTCCGAGGGCGCCTGCTCGACCTGCAACGGCGCGGGCGTGATCTTCACCGAGCTCGGCCCGATGGCCACGGTCGAGTCGCCGTGCGAGGAGTGCGAGGGCCGCCGGTTCCGGGCGGAGGTGCTCGAGCACACCCTCGGCGGCAAGGACATCGCCGAGGTCCACGAGATGTCCGTCGACGACGCGCTGGCCCACTTCAGCGACGGCGAGGCGCGGATCCCCGCCGCGGTGAAGGTCCTCGAGCGCCTCGTCGACGTCGGGCTCGGCTACATCACCCTCGGCCAGCCGCTCACCACGCTCTCCGGTGGCGAGCGGCAGCGGCTCAAGCTCGCCGTCCAGATGGGGGACAAGGGCGACGTCTACGTCCTCGACGAGCCGACCACCGGCCTGCACCTCGCCGACGTCGCCAACCTCCTCGGCCTGCTCGACCGCCTCGTCGACTCCGGGAAGTCCGTCATCGTCATCGAGCACCACCAGGCCGTGATGGCTCATGCCGACTGGATCATCGACCTCGGCCCGGGCGCGGGCCACGACGGCGGCACCGTCGTCTTCGAGGGCACGCCGACCGAGATGGTCAGGGCGGCGCAGCCGACCCTGACCGGGACGCACCTGAAGGACTACGTCGGCGCCTGA
- a CDS encoding Fpg/Nei family DNA glycosylase encodes MPEGHTIHRLARRHARLLGGQRVTADSPQGRFEDGARLLDGRVLDATDAWGKHLFHRYDELWLHVHLGLYGKFRDGTLPAPPPRGALRLRLLGEESWLELRGPSACEVMTDAERKAVLARLGPDPLRRRPDVDAFVDRVGRSRAPIGRMLMDQAVIAGVGNVYRAEVLFRQRLDPFLPGRQVEESRVLAVWDDLVDLLRAGVRAGRIVTTRPDDRERPAGRPRRVDAHYVYGRAGLACRVCSTPVQDALVAARRLFWCPVCQA; translated from the coding sequence GTGCCAGAGGGACACACCATCCACCGCCTCGCGCGGCGCCATGCCCGCCTGCTCGGTGGGCAGCGGGTCACCGCCGACAGCCCGCAGGGTCGCTTCGAGGACGGCGCGAGGCTGCTCGACGGCCGCGTGCTGGACGCCACCGACGCGTGGGGCAAGCACCTGTTCCACCGCTACGACGAGCTGTGGCTGCACGTGCACCTCGGGCTCTACGGGAAGTTCCGCGACGGCACGCTGCCCGCTCCCCCGCCGCGCGGCGCGCTGCGCCTGCGGCTGCTGGGCGAGGAGTCCTGGCTGGAGCTGCGCGGGCCGAGCGCGTGCGAGGTGATGACCGACGCCGAGCGGAAGGCGGTGCTCGCCCGGCTCGGCCCCGACCCGCTGCGTCGGCGTCCCGACGTGGACGCCTTCGTCGACCGGGTGGGCCGCAGCCGGGCGCCGATCGGCCGGATGCTGATGGACCAGGCGGTCATCGCGGGCGTCGGCAACGTCTACCGCGCCGAGGTGCTCTTCCGGCAGCGGCTCGACCCGTTCCTCCCCGGCCGCCAGGTCGAGGAGTCGCGGGTGCTCGCGGTCTGGGACGACCTCGTCGACCTGCTGCGCGCCGGCGTCCGGGCCGGCCGGATCGTCACCACCCGGCCCGACGACCGCGAGCGCCCGGCGGGTCGCCCGCGCCGGGTCGACGCCCACTACGTCTACGGACGGGCAGGCCTGGCGTGCCGGGTCTGCTCGACCCCGGTGCAGGACGCGCTCGTCGCGGCGCGGCGGCTGTTCTGGTGCCCGGTGTGCCAGGCCTGA